A genome region from Baekduia alba includes the following:
- a CDS encoding Gfo/Idh/MocA family protein, which translates to MRWGLLSTARINRSILGAGNADVVAVASRDGARARAYADEHGIATAHGSYEALLADPEVDIVYVSLPNSLHLPWATRALEAGKHVLCEKPLARRAAEVEAAFDLAQARGLVLTEGFMWRHHPQVARTRQLIAEGTIGAVRLIRSDFAFGLTDMADPRARRAMGGGALMDLGCYCVSAARTFAGGEPIAAQAQRVEGGDGVDVALTGLLAFEDDILAALDCAFVGPPRNALEILGDAGRLRLPDPWHARDAVIEVQDAGGAVERIALDPVNHYALQVADVEAAARGERPPLLGRADAVGQARAIELLYAAAGG; encoded by the coding sequence ATGCGCTGGGGCCTGCTGTCGACCGCGCGGATCAACCGCTCCATCCTGGGTGCGGGCAACGCGGACGTCGTCGCGGTGGCGTCGCGCGACGGCGCGCGGGCCCGGGCCTACGCCGACGAGCACGGGATCGCGACGGCGCACGGGTCCTATGAGGCGCTGCTCGCCGACCCCGAGGTCGACATCGTGTACGTGTCGCTGCCCAACAGCCTGCACCTGCCGTGGGCGACGCGCGCGCTGGAGGCCGGCAAGCACGTGCTGTGCGAGAAGCCGCTGGCGCGCCGGGCTGCCGAGGTCGAGGCGGCGTTCGACCTGGCGCAGGCGCGTGGGCTCGTCCTCACCGAGGGCTTCATGTGGCGCCACCACCCGCAGGTCGCGCGAACGCGGCAGCTGATCGCCGAGGGCACGATCGGCGCCGTGCGGCTGATCCGCAGCGACTTCGCGTTCGGACTCACCGACATGGCCGACCCGCGCGCGCGGCGCGCCATGGGCGGCGGTGCCCTGATGGACCTCGGCTGCTACTGCGTCTCGGCCGCGCGGACGTTCGCCGGCGGCGAGCCGATCGCCGCGCAGGCCCAGCGCGTGGAGGGCGGCGACGGCGTCGACGTCGCGCTCACCGGGCTGCTCGCCTTCGAGGACGACATCCTGGCGGCGCTGGACTGCGCGTTCGTCGGGCCGCCGCGCAACGCGCTGGAGATCCTGGGCGACGCAGGCCGGCTGCGCCTCCCGGACCCGTGGCACGCGCGCGACGCCGTCATCGAGGTGCAAGACGCCGGCGGCGCGGTCGAGCGGATCGCGCTCGACCCCGTCAACCACTACGCCCTGCAGGTCGCCGACGTCGAGGCGGCCGCCCGGGGCGAGCGGCCGCCGCTGCTGGGCCGGGCCGACGCCGTCGGCCAGGCCCGCGCGATCGAGCTGCTCTACGCCGCGGCCGGCGGCTAA
- a CDS encoding SRPBCC family protein, which yields MAEVRDRRRIAASPREVWQVLGEVERYVEWGGWMRAVRRVDRPAGLGAAYDERSRLLAPVVVSSRWRIIDFDPPRRQVHRAESAPLAVKYDRVFELASDGLGGTWLTLAVQYRPALGALGRLLDRIALRRIQTRRVPQTLQAIDVLAMRGAG from the coding sequence GTGGCCGAGGTACGGGATCGGCGGCGGATCGCCGCCAGCCCGCGTGAGGTCTGGCAGGTGCTGGGCGAGGTCGAGCGGTACGTCGAGTGGGGCGGGTGGATGCGCGCCGTCCGGCGCGTCGACCGTCCGGCCGGGCTCGGCGCCGCCTACGACGAGCGCAGCCGGCTGCTCGCGCCGGTCGTCGTCTCCTCGCGCTGGCGGATCATCGACTTCGACCCGCCGCGCCGCCAGGTCCACCGCGCCGAGAGCGCGCCGCTCGCGGTGAAGTACGACCGCGTCTTCGAGCTGGCCTCCGACGGGCTGGGCGGCACCTGGCTGACGCTGGCCGTCCAGTACCGGCCGGCGCTGGGCGCGCTCGGGCGCTTGCTCGACCGGATCGCGCTGCGCCGGATCCAAACGCGCCGGGTCCCGCAGACGCTGCAGGCGATCGACGTTCTGGCGATGCGGGGTGCGGGGTAG
- a CDS encoding OsmC family protein, giving the protein MPSKGHAQWKGDLKGGSGTFTAGEDISGQYSYKSRFEDGPGANPEQLIAAAHASCFSMALSNALAEAGTPVDSVDTDAVVTLRLVDGAPTITAIKLTTVGVVPGIDEATFVEQAEAAKAGCPVSKALTGVPDITLEASLAS; this is encoded by the coding sequence ATGCCGAGCAAGGGCCACGCGCAGTGGAAGGGCGATCTGAAGGGCGGCAGCGGGACGTTCACCGCCGGCGAGGACATCTCCGGCCAGTACTCCTACAAGTCGCGCTTCGAGGACGGTCCGGGCGCGAACCCGGAGCAGCTCATCGCGGCGGCGCACGCGTCGTGCTTCTCGATGGCGCTGTCCAACGCCCTGGCCGAGGCCGGCACGCCGGTCGACTCGGTCGACACCGACGCGGTCGTGACGCTGCGCCTGGTCGACGGAGCGCCGACGATCACCGCGATCAAGCTGACGACGGTCGGCGTCGTGCCGGGCATCGACGAGGCGACGTTCGTCGAGCAGGCCGAGGCGGCCAAGGCCGGCTGCCCGGTGAGCAAGGCGCTCACGGGCGTGCCGGACATCACGCTTGAGGCGTCGCTGGCGAGTTAG